The Puntigrus tetrazona isolate hp1 chromosome 13, ASM1883169v1, whole genome shotgun sequence genome contains the following window.
AAACTGTTTCAGCAAGTACTGCAGAGACATCTAAGGAAACTGCTGCGGACACACCTCAGGTTTCAGGAAGTGATGTTAATTATATTCACTCTAGTTCTAACAAGCCTGACCTCACTGCTCATGTGGCACATGTCTTCTCAGAGGTTGATTTCAATTCATCTGAAATTTCCTTGCCTGAAAATTCCAGTGTAGAGTTTTCTGATCTGAATACACTTGCATGCCCTTATCTTGCGATGTCATTTCACTCTAAGAATAAAGACGGCACTCATGACACAACTCTTGAAGACCACCcaacaatcaaacaaaatacCAAATGTGATGACACGCAGTCATCAGCATCAAAACCGAACACTATTGAACTTCCTTCTAGTATCTCTTTTGAGTTCTCAAAGGGGATGTCTGTGAGTCCTGAAACATCACAGCCTGAAATGCTAAAGTTTGCTAAAGACATTGAGTCTGTGACTGTCTTTGAAGATCCTGTGCCACTCTGTGGAGACATCAGCTCAGGTGACTCCCTGGAACAGTCAACAGTGATATCTGATTCCTTAGGTGGAGTACTAGACCACCAGTCTATTGAGCACCGTCTTTCTCCACAGTCTGACATCATTCAAAGTAATAGAATACAATCCGAAGAAGAATTTTGGGGATCAAATGCCTCACTCATTCAAAGTATGGCAGTAAGTGGAAAGTCCCTAGTTGAAGCCACTGAGTCTTCACTATTCAATGTTCAatcaggacagagtttgcttGTATCATCTGCTCTGCCAGTGAAGAATGGAGAGAAAACGGATGCAGTTATGGACACCTTGTTACAGAATGAATCAGGAAATGGTATCTTAGAGGATGTCAGTAGTAAAGATATCTGTTCTGAAATTGGAGACTTTGTTTCTGAGAACCTAATTGATGGACCTTCATTTCCAGTACTCTCAAAATCAATGTCTAATGACATGCACGAGGACAAACAAGAGAAAGTCAGTGAATTGCCAACTAGTCCATTTAAGAAAGATAACCTTGTAAGTCAGCTCAGCACCATCAGTGAAGAGGAAGAAATAATGCCTTCTAATGGACAGACACTTCCTGTAGGACATCTCCATCTCTCCACTGGAATTAGATCAGGGACAGAGGAGGATGCATTAGATCTAAACTCAGTGCTCTCACCTGGTAGCGTGGTTCTCCACAGCATGTACGACAGTGCAGATTCAGACCAGTATCTTACTTGTGTATCTCAACAGGATTTCCCAGTTTCCTCTAGCTTAGAGCTCACACAGGAAGTGAAACCAAGACATGGTCTTTCTGAGGAAGACGCTTCAGAATCTGAATCTTTGCCAAACCATATCCCTAATGTTGCGCTACAAGATTACATGTCTGCAAAAGGCATACCAGAAAAAGGCTGTAAGCAATATGAGGTCATGGCAGAAAACTTAAATCTCTCTCCAGAAGCCTTACCAAAAGAAGAATCTCCTGTAGATGTTCTACCAAATAACTCCTTATTGGACCTCCTGTCAGCAACGCATACCTTATCTCTCAAATCAGCTCCCTCGTTCAATACTTCATCAGAGAACATGATAATGTCAGATTTTGATGAAGCAGTGCTGCAGTGCAGCCCTTCAGTGGACACTGTTGAGAACTTTTCCAAAGATATGTCGCCAATTGTTGTTACCTCAGAAATGATAGCTGAACTTGAGGCTCAGCTTGCACCATTAGATTCAGACACAGGTCTGGTAGATGAGAGCCCAAAAGTTGCATCCTTTAATATAGAACCTTTTGGGATTGTATCAGAGGACAACTTACATTCAGTTCAGTTGACTGATTCTGATGCATTTGTATCCAAATGTTCTTCAGAACAAACCTCCAGTATCACTCAGGACCTTGAcctaaaaaacatctttttaccCCAGACAACTGAAATGAACCTTCGTAGTACTAACAAAAGTCTGGATGCAAACTCTAAATCAGCAGACACTCACAATGACCCAGAACCAAATCTTAAACAAATAGAGAGTCTAGACGTAAATACTGATTTCTGGACAACTCCAGCTGTTCAACATTCTGTGACACCTGACGTTTTTCCAGTGAACTGGCCCACTTTTTCTCAGCCATCAGCCCCTTCACCCTACGACCAGCCAACGCTGGCTTCAAGGCATGATCGTAGCTTTAACTTTACATCGTCTTTGTTCGACCTTTCACCTGTAGCTTCCTCAACACCACATGTAGCAGTAGACACTAATGCGCTGTCCCAGCTATTCCCCTTCCCTACAATTCCCCGTTCCTCAGAGGTGCCACGTCCAGGATCTGCTGCTCCTACTATGCAGGCTATGAATTCTACAGCATACAATCCTTTTCTCCAGGATAAAACACAGACATCTGATCATCAAAGCAGGTGAGGTCTCCAGCTTTGTTGTAGCTGTCAAGGGAGACTTCTTCAAGGGCTTTTTTTAAACTCCTTGGGCTCATTGGGCACTTTCATTCTGCTTTGCAATTGTCTTTAGTGATGTTTAAAGGTAAACTCTGTAACTACTGACTATTTAACTGAGAAATTCGTAAAAAAGAAGTTAGTGCTGAATCAAAATGGAAATTTTGGCCAATGCCATATTTTGCTTAATTATATTGCACCAGTACAATTAAAGAGTGCCATTTATTGGCTGATGCACATACTGCATGCTTCTACCATTGATATCTTGGCAGTATCAGTAACTACAGATTtcctgtttttgcaaatatacGGTGTGAGGTATGTTTCTTGTAAAAATGGTGTTATGGGGTTGGGCAAGATGTCTGTAGGGATGTCTTATTATATGCAGACATCGATGCGCTTCACTTTCTCAGGTTGCAGGGTGACTCTTCTCCTTCATCCACATCTTCTCTCTTGTGTTAATTTGTTTGTGGTAGCAGCATGTCTCCTGATTTCTCCATGGACAGTCACACATAGGCTTACACTCTCTTGTGGATCCCACAGTAGAGATGGGGGAGCCTCGCTTCAATTAGCAGGTGTTAACCTAGTgagctgtgagtgtgtgttgttgaGTCCACAGGAAGCTTGCGTTTCTATGAATTCAGGACGTAGCTTGGTTTTTATTCTGTAACCCTTAATTGATCTGGTCTAAGGGGTTGTAGGATGCTGACTGAAGATGGTATTTATTGCTTTCATGAGATCTCCTTTCCCTCAAAACTGAGGATTCTTCATTAAAGCATCTTAATTGGTGTGCTGTTGTGAATAAATTCATTGACTCATTAAATGAAGCTGTCGCCATTGTTTCTAGCACTCTTTCCCATCTAATCTTGCTGTGTCATTGTCTTTTAGTCCACACCCAGTGAAGCCATTGACACCTCCTGATGAGAAAAGGTCAGAGGGTCGCTCAGTACTAGAGAAGCTTAAATCCACCATTCACTCAGGACGAACAGGCCAGGATGCTGACAAGAAGGTACTGCATAAGTATAAAGCAGTCTGATTTTTagataaaacatttactgtTTGAGTAAACCGATAACATTTCATTCATTGACACTGATGAACCTAAAAGCATTTAGtctggtaaataaataaataaaaataaaaagtttcttccacTTGTCAAAGCCGCAtttgtttggggaaaaaaagcaaaaagaggaataatgtcaaatataacTTTCTAATTTATTACTGCGATGATTGAATTCTCATTATCATTACTcatgctaatatgctgatttggtgcatttataattaatgttgaaaacattatgCACACAGACATGgtatttttacaatttgtaacattttgaacacaattaaaacatgtttttggtaaaatgaacatttaaattagtgctgtcaaacatttaATCGCACTGAAAATAAcagtatttgtttacataatgtgtgtgtacttatgtatatataaaacacattcagtatatatttagaaaacgtgatatacatttattcatattatagtttatattctatataaatatttacttaaatatgtacatgcatgtgttgtattaatatatacataataatatacacagtacgcacagacataatgtacaaataaaaactttgcaATTGTTTGAcaacactttaaatataaaatcaaattaaaccaGCATCTACTGATTCAGTTACTACAAGCAGTgcttataataattatttcattaacatGATCACAATATCACACATAATccagaagtgtttttatttaaaaaaatataaactttttttttttgtctttctcgTTTTAGCAGCTAGTGGAGGGAGGAGGCACGTACTATCACCTGAACCACAGCGAGCTGGTGAGTTTGCTGATCCAGCGGGATACTGAGCTCAGGCAGGAGCGGAAGGAGTACGAGAGGCGAGGGGCACTGCTGGAGAAGCGCGAGATGGAGCTAAAGAAGATGAAGGTCGTGATCAGAGATCTAGAGGATTACATCGACACGCTTCTTGTACGCATCATGGAGCAGACCCCCACGCTGCTGCAGGTCCGCACCAAGATGAAATGATACAACTAACGCCTCCACTATCCCTCCACGAATCCGGGGCGGACGTCACAACCCTGCACTGCTACAGCAACCATATAAATGTAGAGAGCTATCTGGCGCTAGGTGATGGGCATAGAGGAGATGGTGTAGATTTGGTGTTTTTAACGGTGACCAAAAGTACCTGGGCCTCTGCTGGGGTCCGTATGCACTGCAGGTTTGCGTTTGATGGTTAAAGGTCGGCACTCTGCTGCTAAACTTCAAAGCTGGTAGGATCCATTTTGACATGTGTCAGCTGATATTCACTCACTAGACACGTCACTAAGACACACGCCAGTCCAGCTATGTACCAAAACCACCTGTCAATCGAAAGGAAGGCATGACCGTGACGTGCCAGTCTTCTAGTTGCTAGTGTGAATGGTTTTTAATGCACGGTGAAAAACATCGATTTATCTTTTGTTTCTTCTATCACGTTTTTTCTGAACATGTACCGCTCAGCTGCTTGAACCGAGAACAAAAGAGCGAGTTTGAGATCACTCGAAAGTGTGCGAGAGGGAGCGTGAGACGTAGAAAGCAGGAAAGCGTTTTCGAATCTGCTTGTGCCTCCCTTACATGTCTTCCGCACTTTACATAAGAGCTTAAGGGTAGAGAGGCCCACACCAGCTGACCTTCTCGCCTTCGGTTTGTAGGTCAGCGTCCTTCCTCTCCCTTCCTTTGCTTGAGCCAATGCACGTACATCGCTGCCAGTGCTTTCAGGTGTAATGAATGGGATATATACTGTATTCATTGCATATATGCCACTCTGACAAAATGCCAAATGCTGCCTTATCATACAGtattttctccattctgttcTCGCTGAACTCATCCCTTTTTAATTAGATCGCACATTATATAACAAAACTAATGGCGGAGGAGTGTTTCAAGGTAAACTTTCCCACGACTGTTAGGTATCAAGACGAACAAATGGATCCGAAGAGAGAACGAAAGCCATGAAAACAGCAAATGCCAGAAACGATTTGCTCTAAATTTAACGTTACAGTATTCTCAATACCGCAACGGCTCTGTTAATGTTACTGTAATGTAATTCTGGTGTTTCTATGATGTCGCCACTATCGGTGTTGCCACTGTCTGTGTACAATGTAGCACTATATGTAGATGTGTGATAGAGGCGTAGGCCGCAGCACTTTTAAACCTCGCACCGAGGCATTTACAACCGTTCTTTCTCAACAGCTTAGGAAGTGCACGTAGTCAAACGCACACGTTCACTGCACAAACGAATCCTCCTCGAAACGCAGGATATACACGGTGTTTCAGTGCTAGCCCCTGCTAGGAAGCTCGAGATCTATCAATAACATATTTCTGAGTAGAAGCACTTAAGGACTCGTGCGCTCGGGACTGTTGAAGGTGGATTAAtgaatgttcatttattatggCTTAATGTAAAAGtttacaatttttcaaaaatgcgtTGCATTTTAATCATGCGAACATCTATTTATGttgttggttgtttttttttgctttgtggcCAGGTCTTTCGCCACCTTTTCTCACGGGTGGTCTGAAGGTCTGCACAATCCGTtcgtttattttctcatttctttcaaaGCTGTTGGTGTACGTTGTGATTTATTAAGGTCAGTAGTAACAGAAAGCAATAGATGTGTGAAGGCCAGGCTTTTGCAGAAATTAAGAGATTCATACTTTTTTAGGCCTAAACAGATGGAATGTAATATGAAATGTGTGCTTATAGGTTGCCACTGTGTTGAACAgcagtttatataaatactcactaacacacacatacacaacacacacacacacacacacacacacagcctgcaGCCTAGTAAGAAGGTGTGTTCAAGTGCCCTTGGCTGAATGTTATCATGAGATGTCATGAGATGTGTGTGTAGAAGAAGATTTGTATGCTTTTAATGGTGAAGATGATAatcaaagctacattttatGTAGTACAAACTCTGGAACTTGCAAATAAAAACTTGTGTTTACTATactacatttcattttattttttagaagtctgtaatgtctttttttttccttttaaggTCATTTAAAAcctagatatttttttaaagaattgcaaagggtttattttaaagttgtagGAATGCATCGGTAAGCGGCTTGATGCCCGAATCGTCATTCTTAAGACTATAGGCTCAACTCTTCCTCCTTTGGTGTGAATTTCAGTGGATTCCTGTCACGATCAAAATAAGAGTGGCTTAAATTCACCTCACGTATCAAGTAGCATTTAAGCACCAAACGCGATGGATGTGTTCAGTGGAACCATTTGTTTTAGGTGCAAAATATTTGAAGTGCTTCCCCGAGGTGCCGTTTGATTGGGTGTTCAGGGTGTAGTAACTTGAGTGCCCACTGGAGGTTGTGTTGTATACTTTTTATCAAATGCCTCATCTGAGAGATGTTCAACTGACTTTTGGTGTGCTCTTAGGCATCTCTGCTAAAGAAAAGGTCTCTGTTGATGAAATAAACTTTTCACTTTGGGATGCATCTCTGACTGTCCTTATTTGATGTGAAGACAAAGCTCTTATAGTTCTCAAAATTAAAACCGCTCGTTTATTGAGCAATTTTTAGCCtcaaaataaatccaaatgaGATTTGCCTCAAATAGTTAGATGACATATTTAGCGTTCAGTTACACCGTTAGTCAAAAAAGATTTAGATTTGCTCACACTGAATTAGGTCcttctgattttttttagagCATACTGTACAACAAAAGTAATATTGCACAGCATGTAGACAAGCTATCTGAGGAATGATTATCCCTATAATAAATTGTAGGGTATGACTCCAATCACACCCTGTACAGTAACAAGGTCATAATAAAGACTAAACTGAACCTCATGATACAGTCTAGTTAAGGCCGCTGAAATGAAccaatttattaataaaagaacGTTAATGGCAAATTTTAAGCTACTCTTTAAAGCTAATTCATCGACCGTATCCTTTGACCCGTTAGAAAACAACATTACCCAAAATGCATTGATACGGATGACTCGACCACTTTGAGGGAACTCTGCGTAACTTTGAGATCCCGGTGAGGTCCCGGTATAACGGCCGTCGAGCTCGCTGTTCGTCTGTGATCACCTGCCATGCCTGCACCGACTGAGTCCCCTCCGTTTAGACTCGGCGAGTCTCGGTTTGATCAGGTAAACAACAGCCGGACCCCGTGCGCGCGAGCGTGACGCGTGTGCTTGTGCGTCTGGTTGATTTCTACAGGCTTGCAGCGGACGGGTTCAGAGACAGAACCCTTCCACAAAACTCTTCTAGAGGAACCGCCTTTTTTCTGATCAAGTTGACTTTCCTTTTCTCGCTAAAACCAAATCTAAGCCAAACAGTTCACTGCAGCGCTCGCTTCTTCCGCCCTCGCTGCTGGTTTCGGTCGCATTAACAGTGACCTCTGTTGGTGACATACCTGCTTTGCAAAATATGATAAGCGTTAATGTTTCTTAGAATAAATCAAgcgcattttatatataaatacaatagcaTAGCCTAAAACAGTGGGTCAGCATTCTCTAATGAAAatagcactatatatatatatatatatatatatatatatatatatatatatatatatatatatatatatatatatatatatatatatatacgcttcATACCAGTAACATGATTAAAACATCcataaccaaaaaaacaacaatgtaaACAAGTAGTAACCAAGCTTGTTGTATGtatagtatatacagtatatatagttGCGCTGCTGAGGCGAGactcaaaaaatcaaaacactAAGAAACTCATACCGAGGTAAAAGTTCACAATGTTTATAGTTATATAAACAGTTCAAAAGGCAAATGCGATATTATTTGGCCACTTTGGGCGGAACCATTGCCGAATGGTTCAGTGTTTTGAAGGAATCGGTTCAATGAAGGAGTCGTGAACCCGCGCATATCATCTGGACCGATTCTcggttattaattattttctgcatcCTCCGGAGGACGCATTTCTAGAGCTGCGTACGGCTTCGAGCgtggttttttttcagttaactgAGCATTATAATTGCCAGCCATGAGCATAATACAACAATTTACACTTAATTAAGAATAATGGTCGGATGtatagctaaaaatattttagtcttCTACAAACGCGATCTCCGGAGGATGCAGTATATCTTTATAGAGACGGCCCTGATGAATCTGCACTTTGAACGAATCGTTTCGTGAATGaacgattcaatgactcactcattaAACACTCACTGCTGGCTCCTAATGGAGGTGGAATTCACTTGAAAATCAAGGCCTATCATTCCCACCGTaatctcttctctttttttccccaaagaatctcataatattatttaatgcagttgtgcttttagtatttttagtgctaatggtttaattttatataaagtagGCTATAGAGAAGGTAATGACAATCACATTATAATAGCTAATTGAATTTCTAGATCAAATGTAAGAGttataaattaaagtattaataatgttaGTTGGATAGTGCGCTCTATAAAGGTCTACGGATATTAAAAGATGCAGATTTATGTCGcatctgcaaaataaatatgattttgacTTCGACGTGTATTTAATACACTTATTTTGCGTGCGTGTGATACCCCTAAACCTACGGTATCATATGCAAAGTcaatttttgcaaatattataccaaatagaaatagaaaaccGAGCACATTCACGAGATGATCGTACATCCTACTTTCATGTGGATAGTGAGCGGCGTACTGTTTTGATGGTGAACGTTTCATCGTTATGTTGCTTTTAATCTAAACGTTTGTTGAAACGTGTATTGCATGTGAAAAGTACTTTAGAGACCTTTAAGAACATTCTTTTGGTGTTCAGTTATAGATCCCTATAATTAGCGCCCCCTTAATGAATTATTTCCGAGCTTCACAATCAAGATAGTTAAAAACAATTTtgtgcagaaaagctagttcattaACCGCACCGTTCTCTGTTAAGACGTGGAAACTCTCACTgcgacaaaaaagaaaaagaaaaaactatttaaaccgTTTTGTATGC
Protein-coding sequences here:
- the rab11fip5a gene encoding uncharacterized protein rab11fip5a isoform X1; the protein is MSFAKSDEEQRWVPTHVQVTVLRARGLRAKGKHGTSDVYTIIQLAKEKYSTCVMEKTTDPEWGEECSFELLPGVLEEGGRDAYPPGAGDLTLTVMHRALIGLDVFLGQAVIPLDEAFQQRKYMKNEWYRLHSKTGKKEKERGELQLTVQFTRHNLTASMYDLSMKDKPRSAFDKLRERMRAKKRSTEEDSSSAIVPGGYGALARMRGRLPSDGGGEEDYEDDEGGEARRSKMRSFFLRGRLRKSSDTRSSTSLGSESSESSSRGGSLSPTAGISVVVSDLSNSPSNSSNLTADNSPEHTVAPSPQVSPVRHVMYDISLPVPHSVTSENDTPILLPSVWVNGNPVETSPLTHHPPSLVLQQPQPVTQSGQPQATTLPAKPQKTQSAQPKSQETPLSKSQSKPRPDPLLPALGVLQKGSLSLSLQNLSRRGEDKQSGGPVDGRRWSFDKPGEEEKAAIVAALEQAGRVTDEVEMETVIPAGETETQSKKRRGLFSHGKGDSAGKGPIMSKEEAERAQPLVEVKHKGWFSSKDSHSKPSPLVSPQSDSCTICPIIPLTINDPSQSMADKNANPFTSPPPFFDVNLLLPQTQLNPFIQELHSVAPVTPDVPCLFSSDLSQSDGNATPDLLRAGNQKEPAPMDILFDPLNSNFEGLTKNDDFEHFAKDRLKSEEVNETMNLETPTAVFMKTNNQERLCELGGLMVSDTNYPTDLGQTVSASTAETSKETAADTPQVSGSDVNYIHSSSNKPDLTAHVAHVFSEVDFNSSEISLPENSSVEFSDLNTLACPYLAMSFHSKNKDGTHDTTLEDHPTIKQNTKCDDTQSSASKPNTIELPSSISFEFSKGMSVSPETSQPEMLKFAKDIESVTVFEDPVPLCGDISSGDSLEQSTVISDSLGGVLDHQSIEHRLSPQSDIIQSNRIQSEEEFWGSNASLIQSMAVSGKSLVEATESSLFNVQSGQSLLVSSALPVKNGEKTDAVMDTLLQNESGNGILEDVSSKDICSEIGDFVSENLIDGPSFPVLSKSMSNDMHEDKQEKVSELPTSPFKKDNLVSQLSTISEEEEIMPSNGQTLPVGHLHLSTGIRSGTEEDALDLNSVLSPGSVVLHSMYDSADSDQYLTCVSQQDFPVSSSLELTQEVKPRHGLSEEDASESESLPNHIPNVALQDYMSAKGIPEKGCKQYEVMAENLNLSPEALPKEESPVDVLPNNSLLDLLSATHTLSLKSAPSFNTSSENMIMSDFDEAVLQCSPSVDTVENFSKDMSPIVVTSEMIAELEAQLAPLDSDTGLVDESPKVASFNIEPFGIVSEDNLHSVQLTDSDAFVSKCSSEQTSSITQDLDLKNIFLPQTTEMNLRSTNKSLDANSKSADTHNDPEPNLKQIESLDVNTDFWTTPAVQHSVTPDVFPVNWPTFSQPSAPSPYDQPTLASRHDRSFNFTSSLFDLSPVASSTPHVAVDTNALSQLFPFPTIPRSSEVPRPGSAAPTMQAMNSTAYNPFLQDKTQTSDHQSSPHPVKPLTPPDEKRSEGRSVLEKLKSTIHSGRTGQDADKKQLVEGGGTYYHLNHSELVSLLIQRDTELRQERKEYERRGALLEKREMELKKMKVVIRDLEDYIDTLLVRIMEQTPTLLQVRTKMK
- the rab11fip5a gene encoding uncharacterized protein rab11fip5a isoform X2, with amino-acid sequence MSFAKSDEEQRWVPTHVQVTVLRARGLRAKGKHGTSDVYTIIQLAKEKYSTCVMEKTTDPEWGEECSFELLPGVLEEGGRDAYPPGAGDLTLTVMHRALIGLDVFLGQAVIPLDEAFQQRKYMKNEWYRLHSKTGKKEKERGELQLTVQFTRHNLTASMYDLSMKDKPRSAFDKLRERMRAKKRSTEEDSSSAIVPGGYGALARMRGRLPSDGGGEEDYEDDEGGEARRSKMRSFFLRGRLRKSSDTRSSTSLGSESSESSSRGGSLSPTAGISVVVSDLSNSPSNSSNLTADNSPEHTVAPSPQVSPVRHVMYDISLPVPHSVTSENDTPILLPSVWVNGNPVETSPLTHHPPSLVLQQPQPVTQSGQPQATTLPAKPQKTQSAQPKSQETPLSKSQSKPRPDPLLPALGVLQKGSLSLSLQNLSRRGEDKQSGGPVDGRRWSFDKPGEEEKAAIVAALEQAGRVTDEVEMETVIPAGETETQSKKRRGLFSHGKGDSAGKGPIMSKEEAERAQPLVEVKHKGWFSSKDSHSKPSPLVSPQSDSCTICPIIPLTINDPSQSMADKNANPFTSPPPFFDVNLLLPQTQLNPFIQELHSVAPVTPDVPCLFSSDLSQSDGNATPDLLRAGNQKEPAPMDILFDPLNSNFEGLTKNDDFEHFAKDRLKSEEVNETMNLETPTAVFMKTNNQERLCELGGLMVSDTNYPTDLGQTVSASTAETSKETAADTPQVSGSDVNYIHSSSNKPDLTAHVAHVFSEVDFNSSEISLPENSSVEFSDLNTLACPYLAMSFHSKNKDGTHDTTLEDHPTIKQNTKCDDTQSSASKPNTIELPSSISFEFSKGMSVSPETSQPEMLKFAKDIESVTVFEDPVPLCGDISSGDSLEQSTVISDSLGGVLDHQSIEHRLSPQSDIIQSNRIQSEEEFWGSNASLIQSMAVSGKSLVEATESSLFNVQSGQSLLVSSALPVKNGEKTDAVMDTLLQNESGNGILEDVSSKDICSEIGDFVSENLIDGPSFPVLSKSMSNDMHEDKQEKVSELPTSPFKKDNLVSQLSTISEEEEIMPSNGQTLPVGHLHLSTGIRSGTEEDALDLNSVLSPGSVVLHSMYDSADSDQYLTCVSQQDFPVSSSLELTQEVKPRHGLSEEDASESESLPNHIPNVALQDYMSAKGIPEKGCKQYEVMAENLNLSPEALPKEESPVDVLPNNSLLDLLSATHTLSLKSAPSFNTSSENMIMSDFDEAVLQCSPSVDTVENFSKDMSPIVVTSEMIAELEAQLAPLDSDTGLVDESPKVASFNIEPFGIVSEDNLHSVQLTDSDAFVSKCSSEQTSSITQDLDLKNIFLPQTTEMNLRSTNKSLDANSKSADTHNDPEPNLKQIESLDVNTDFWTTPAVQHSVTPDVFPVNWPTFSQPSAPSPYDQPTLASRHDRSFNFTSSLFDLSPVASSTPHVAVDTNALSQLFPFPTIPRSSEVPRPGSAAPTMQAMNSTAYNPFLQDKTQTSDHQSSPHPVKPLTPPDEKRSEGRSVLEKLKSTIHSGRTGQDADKKLVEGGGTYYHLNHSELVSLLIQRDTELRQERKEYERRGALLEKREMELKKMKVVIRDLEDYIDTLLVRIMEQTPTLLQVRTKMK